AGACACAGTGGAGCTGCCTGACCTATATACTGTACCTATGACATTGGTGGCCAGTCTGTTGTACCATGTAAACATCTTGAACACCTTAGTCCACAAtccaaatatctttttaaaactgtgtctCACAGCTGTATGGATCCATGATGTCTGGAAGCAAACTACCATTAGGGTTTCTCTTTTGATGGGATTGATGGGATTTTCTCTTTGTAGACAGAAATGTTCTTTCAGTTTATTAATAGCCAAGTGTTATTAAGTCCTGGGCTAAGCTGAATCAAAGGTGCCTGTAAACAGCTTAACCTTTCTAAAATCTTCACTGGTGTATTGTCAGAGGCTGAACTACTTGACACCTCCTTCCCCCTTGTGTAGAGACCAAGCATCTTCAGTGAGGAGATCACAGTAAAGACACCAAAAAATCTCCCAAAACAGGCTGAGACCCCTGTGGCTCCACTTACCAGAGGGTTTGATTTCTTCTCGACATTGAGCGCCCCAGCCAACAGCAGCTCATCTGTCAACACACGGTAGAGGAATTATTCATTGCAAGCTTTTACTTTGATTCAGTACATATTTTATCTTCAGTAGATGATGAAGAAATCATATACAGGATACACTTGCTAAAGTACCATTTCACCTGATGAAAcccttccctcttttctttacattctgtatATTCTGCACCAACAGCAAAGAAGAGGAAGCTTTCCTTGGGATATTTGACGGTATATTTTAGATGTACTGCTTGTCTGACTATGACATCACATAAAGTATTTTCTTTAGacttatgttcatgttttgttcaaaAAAGTTGCCGACTGTTAAAGTCATGTTAttatatgattatttttgttcagGAAATGAATGGTTCTAATGTTATTCCTAATTGTtacaaatgtaatgtatttattttatatttatttgtttaataaagtctgtgtttattcagtgcAGTCTTGTGGAGTAAATCATCTTGTAGTGTTATTAGAATATGTGTCAAACTTTAAaatcacccacctacaatgcagcactgagttccctcctcagacagcttaacaaccattcacacctgggctcacctagaCCTAGCAGCACACATGAAGGCTGCTTGGGTCAACGATAACAGCGCCAGCATTCCTCAGTCACGCACGAGCCTTGTGTTACTTCTGTCAGAACACCACTGAGGTAAGGCCAGACAGAAATGCACATCTCAGACAACAGGAATCAAATGATGTGTGATGTATAAAATCTTCTACAGAGCCGTCCACTGAGGTTTCGTATTTTAGTTAAGACAGTAAAAACATACAGCCACAAGTGGCCCTTGCGTCTGAGACTCAGAGCCCACACGTGCCCTTAATGACTTTGAAGATTACTGTTCTCTGCAGCTTGACTGAGCGCTCACACTTTTGCAAAGAGAAATGAGTAAAAGCACATCTGCTTACAGACCTTTCCACAAACACTCAAGGCTGTAATTGTTACTAAAGGTGCCTCTGATCATACCGACTTCAAGGCTGTGATTACACGTGTAATACATTATGTCAGGGGTTAGTACCACTTTGTTGATCCATGTCAAAAAGGCCTAATGAATCCAACatcatgtttcacttttcaTAACTGGTGTGCTACTCTACTTATTCTGCTCAGCTTTATAATGGATATTGGCACATGTTAATATAACTGATGATTAAAAACTCAGTATTTCATACAATTAAATGGtaaatactgtacacacagcTACAAAACATGAAGTGGGTGCAGGTAACGTCTTGCATGTGAGCAGTCAAGATATTGCATAAATCCTGGTTATGGTTTCATCATGGCTAAAGTTTTGAGGAAGAAGACGTGACTTCagcttcttggatgagaggtgaaatgtcttcaggaaactgaaataCATCGAGTTGCCTATGAtgcagcacttagaattaccatgacctggatgactgaggaACTTTATCAGCAAACttcaaaatgcaaatcaaaGAGCCACTGCTGCACCATTGGCTTGTATTATTCAACTGTTCAGTGTCCATTCAAAGTTCCTTTGTTTTTATAATGGTTTATTCTTCCAAACatcaagcaaacaaacaaagtacaAGGGAATCCTCCATGCCTGTAGATAAACTAAGCATGTATGTTATCATTAGCAAATAGAATAACTAAATACTAACAACACACAAATAGCTCCAACAAGGTGTTACTCCATACAATTTCACCATTAGGAGTCCTTACAGCACTTAATGGTAACAAAGAGCTTTTTCACACAAAAGCAACTTTTACTGAATGACTTGATTCAGTGTTAATGGTGTTATTCTACATGAATCAAATGTTCTACAGGTAATCCGTCGTCGGCCATAAGTTGATTATTCATTTAATGTGgaatttttttaatgcacatcTAAGGATATATCAATCAATGTGGATCACTGCATATCTCTAGTGTCCAAGAGCTGTCCAAGATGTGTTGGTGAGCTGCACAGAGCTACAGTATGTAAGGTGAGCTGTCATCTCAGCGTGCTGGGTGGGGGAGGTTAGAGATCGCGTGTTATCGCGTGAATTGTGCTGATGCAACGCGAGATGTGTCTGACGTCACTTTTAGCGCGGAGTTTGTTGTTGGCGGAAAAGCTTCGTCTTGAAAGTCTGAACAAGTTGTTTTATTCAGCCACAGACTGAGTGAATtgtatatacattatatttatgTTGTCTGACAATTATCTTATGACTACGTGGCGTGTTTATGAAATGTTTATCTGAGACACTTCTGAACTAGACGACTAACGACAGCGGTgagttttttcttgtttaactCGGACTGTAGTTAGCTAGCCTGTCAGACTGTTGCTAGCACTAGCTTGCTAGCAGGTTTTGTAGTaaaaaggaagacaaacagcGCTTATGATGATGTGAGCTGTTAGATTTACCCGACAGTTTGCCAATAACCAATGGCGTTACTAGTGAATATGACTCTACATACACTGCCAGATTCAGCATTACTTCCTAAGATTAATATGACAGTGACGTTAATACCGATGATGTTTCAGCCATTAACAGCCTCTTTAAAGTTCCTATTGTCATTaatctctccctgtctgtgcaGATGGAGGTGACTCCTGTCTGCACTGAACGCATCGGCACAGATGGATGTATTATTAGATCTGACAGAGGTCACAGGAGAAGCAAAGTCCCAAGTAAGTTGGACGTTTCAtgacttaaaaaacacaacatttaggTATGGATGCATCATTATAAATGTCATCATATAATTTGTTGGTAAAATAAGGTTGAAAAATCCCCTTGATAGTATTTTCACTGTCAACGTTTTTCCAAgtgtggattttgtttttaattgggTATTTTTCAACTgataattaaacatgaaaaaatcaGTACAGATTTGTCACTCCTGCACCTTTCCTTGCTCTAGAAACTGTTACACATATTGGATTTTGCTAatctgagagagaaaatataGTACaggataataaaacaaaattgtgTTGACCGCATGTGAcagccttttttctgttttcctccaggGGATGTGGAGATGGACATTGAGTTCCTATACAAAGTTGTTCCCCAGCTGGCCAAGGTGTTCCGCATCATTGACAAAATTGGAGAAGGTATgtgcacattttatttcctttttatatGATTTACTTGGCACAAACcttgtttttgtaataaataCATTGGTCCCTCTGCAGGTACATTCAGCTCGGTGTACCTGGGTGAGGCTCAGATGCGggatgggaggagagagatgttcGCCCTGAAGCACCTCATCCCAACTAGCCATCCTACACGCATTGCTGCTGAGCTTCAGTGTCTCACTGTTGCTGGGTGAGTGTAGTACTGTTGTTGAACATCTCCAAATACATTAATAGACTTTGTGTCATGTATTGCTTCTGTTGTCCACCACTTTTTAAACTCCTGGTTATGATTTCTGTTTCcataaatgttttagttttttatactttgttgtctttctctgtttttgtttgtgttttctggctcTCTAAAGCCCTTAGAGACCTGATACAGATGAGTTACAGAGCTGACACATAGTCTGTGTAAGAGTTGTGTGCTCACAAGTCATAAATCAGTGAATTGAGGAACTCTTGTATCGTAACTGTCTGATGCCTTTcctttaaagttatttttatgCCGTAACAAATTGGTGTGTGGgttcttcatttgtgtttagtTGTATGAGTAGCTGAACCCACGCACCTCAATACATTGATGACTGGTTTGGCAAGACTGTGCCTCTATGTTTAATCCATGTTTTAATTATGCCTCTTGGAAGTAACCATCCAAAATTGACATTGAAATTAGTTCTGTTTTCGTTTCTCGCCACTTTGCAGAGGCAAAGAGAATGTGATGGGAGTGACATACTGCTTCAGGAAGGATGACCATGTGGTGATTGTCATGCCCTATATGGAGCATCGAGCTATTGTGGTATGCACATTGTCATACATCTGTTGCTGTTAAGCCAATCATGGACACATTCTCTGATGTAATTCCTAAAACGTAAATCATTTAGTAGTAGTAGCTTAATTaaatttttgtttgtgtgtttgctcaaatgttatttaaaacttgtgtatcaaatgtaaaaatgtatttctcagGAAATAATTAGCTCAATGAGTTTCGAAGAGGTTCGTCTGTACATCTATCACCTGTTGAAGGCCCTGAGACACGTCCACCAGTTTGGTATCATTCACCGAGACATCAAGCCTAACAATTTCCTTTACAACAGGAGCCACAAACTGTGAGTAGTCCTACCTCTCTGGAATAAGTGCAGCTGTATAATTttatctgaatgttttgttattttccctATGTGTAGGTATGCACTGGTGGACTTCGGCCTGGCTCAGGGCACAGTGGACACACAGATCGAGCTGCTGAAGGTGGTGAAGCACAGGGCGTCACAAAAAGGTGGAGGGTCCACAGGGACACAAGACACCACACAGCGGGGCAAAGCACAGCCTAAAATCCCACCCAAAACCACCACTGCCTCCACCTTgcttcctctgcctccacagCAGTCCACCACCGTACAaccctcctcgtcctcttcctccaccaccacatcctcctcagcctctcGGAAAATACTGGTTAAAAAAGCACGTTctgtcaccaccaccatcaccacctccacctctcgcacaaagcacacaaaggTGTCAGCACTCAATATTTGACCTTTACTGGTGTTTCTTAGTCTTTTCTTTTGTCAAGTGAAAGCAAGGTTATAAATCGGGGGTTTTGGGAATCACACAAGCCTGAAGTCGGGTGAAGAATTTCCTGAGTGAATAtgttcaagtgtttgttttctgctttctaATCTAAATCCAGCTCTTCATGTATGCTTTCTCAAGGATTTGACAGGACTGCGCAGAGTGCCTCGGCCTGTGTTTGGAGAGAGGAACCTGAACAGCTGCACTCCTGCTCCATCCACCACCAAACAAGCTGCTATTAAGACGGAGGTAAGTAAGGTGAAATGTATAATTTTGGAAAAATTAGAGGTTTCATTTAATATGAGGTAGAGGAAAGAATTTTCTTTAGCCAGTTCTTACATTGATGCAGTTATCTGTTTTACTGCAGTCACAGTATATCTAATCTTCTTCACCTTTAAAAGGTGTATAactcactgttttttcttcataaaatCTTTTGTTCAGTCTGGGAAAACAGAGGAACCAGCCAGCCGAAGGTACCCTTCAGCCAGCAGGGGACCACTGCCTGCCAGGAGCCAGAGCAGCAGTCAGAAACCGCAGAGGGCAGTACATCAGGGCCTCACCTGTAACTGCTACCAGACTGACCGTGTCTGCAACATCTGCTTGTCCAGGTaacagagggaagagaagagaaataagAGAGAGCTGTCATTAAAAGCCTCTTTTATAgaacacattcatttcatttctttttctgtcgCTGATTCATGTTGATTTTATTCAAAAAAGGAAGCAGCAGGTGGCTCCCAGGGCAGGAACCCCAGGCTTCAGAGCACCAGAAGTCCTCACTAAGTGTCCCAACCAAGGAACAGGTTGGTCTCTCGATGTTTGGCGcatgatgcacaaacacaacattttcactCGTTTCTCATTGCTCCCCTTGTCTTATCTTCTGTACCGCAGCCATAGACGTGTGGTCAGCTGGTGTGATCCTGCTCTCACTGCTCAGCGGCCGTTATCCGTTCTTCAAAGCCAGTGATGACCTGCTCGCCCTCACTCAGATCATGACCATAAGAGGCTCAAGAGAGACTATCCAGGCTGCCAAGGCATTTGGTGTGTAGTAGTATTTTTTTCATGCGCAGACTGATCTCTCTGCTTCTTGCTTGAGTTACAGTGTTTCACCACAGACCCTCACTGTCACGGCTGAAATCAACAGGGTTCCCTCGGTTTCATTACATACTTGACAGTTGTGATTCTGAGAGGAAAGGAAGGTGTTGAGACCACACATATTCAAAGTACTATCATAAGAAGAGTAAAGAAATCAGAATGTATTCACATTTAAGTAGCTGTGAAcaattgttgtctttttttttttatccttaaAAATTACTCCAACTTAATCAgttgtcaaaatagttggcaattgACAAAGCAGCTCTATAACAATAAATAATCTTGACCCTTGTCTCAAACTAAGCCATGTTTGCTCCTTAAATTGGAGGGAGTTAGGTCTAGAAAGTCCTTCAATGtcattaattttaatgtttgagAAGGTATGAGAAACCTGATGAAGGCTTTGTACAGGTAATGAATGTTTCTCTGGGTTGAACTCTTCCAGGTAAAGCAGTGGTGTGCAGTCGGGAGCTGCCTCGTCAGGACCTCAGGACGCTGTGTGAGACGCTGAGAGGACGGAGGCCATCACCAGATGATGAGGTCACACCACTTCCTGAAGCCAACAAAGACTCTACTGCCACCCGCTGTCACAAGATCCAGGATGATACACCAACACATCGTCCTGCTAATGGAGCAGGTCAGACTTTCCCAAACCACAGAGAACATTCACAAAGCACTCCGCTCACTAAACAGGACTCGGAGTCAGACTATAAGGTGGAAGAGGATGAGCGGGGCTGGGACAGTGTTCCTGATGAGGCCTATGACCTACTGGACCGGCTACTGGACCTGAACCCTGCCACAAGGATCACAGCTGCCCAGGCTCTGCAGCACCCGCTGTTCGCAGACCTGTGAAACTGCACAACTGCCACGTTAATATAACTTCTGAGCCGTTGTTGGGACTACACGAACTGGATGCTGCAACTAAAGGGTTTCACGGCAGAGGACTTagtctgtccctctctgagAAATAATTATcagatgataataatagtaagtGGGAGAAGTGTGAAGTGTGGAGAAGTTACCCGAACAAGAGCGGAGAGAGCCGGAACATTTCAGTTAGAGGGTAAAAAGGCTTCCCtcagttttctcttctctgttgaGCGctacatgtattttaatgttacTATCCATTTAAGACACTTTTGACTTGCTGGCCCACATGCCTGcagtaaagaataaaaatgtgttgttttttttaatggcagctATGGTAAAAAGTACTTTGGGCATTTTAAAGGGCTCTAGATGTGTACCGTCAGCTATTAGACAGTAAAAGCATTGAGTGAAGGCATTATATTGACAGACTATTGGTTGATGTGTCAAATGttggactttttttcttttttgaggtATTTATTCTTTTAGCTGTTTGgtgaaataaatattcaacCCAGAAGTTTTCTAGTTTCCTGAGCTCCAATGAGAAAGCTGTGATCATGATcgtgttgcattttatttttacgcTCTGAGCTTGTTGACGTCCAAAAGAGGAAAATCCAAACTCAAGCAGTACTGTTAGAACGGCTGCAGACTGGAAAGACACCTCGAGTCAAATGTGTCCTTTtgtacaaaaaaaccccaaaaaacattatattacCTCTCATTtcagaaagacaacaaatattCTTGTTCTGTCTTGATCGGGTTAAGAGGGAAACACTCTTTAGATTTTCTaataaagggaaaaacaagTGGGTGTGTTTTACGGTAGGTAAAGTTTTAGAATCTTGTTAAAAATTATTCATACAGGGATTATAATAAGTCACATTTACCTGAAAGTAACTTGAAATGtattaatacattattttcatgtataatgtattaaaaagcagcaaataaccagatatttagttttttttcttgactaaAAGAAGAGGACTGCCCTTAAAGTTCACTAAAAATAGtagtaaaatgaaacattcaacaataataataatccagtGTTGGTGTAAATTGTTTATCATATTTACTTCTAGTTTGGTAGTTATTACTTTGGTGTTCAAGTAATTAATAACTTCATTAACTTAGAATAAACAGCACAGCACCTTTTATAAAACCTGTGTGtacaaaagtttttttatttttacagatgttttaTAGACACTGTATTCAAAAGTTACTCGTAGTTCTAaatactgctgctgaaaacaacttgaaacacaaagtaacactaacagtgtttgatttgttaaCATATTCTTtatacaaaacacattaacagtTTGAACAGCTGaaggctttctttttttgcgcCCTGAGACGATGAGGATCTCTTGGCAGGAGTCTAAAGACTCTCCTTCACCTCGGTGAGCTCCTCTATTCGCACCAACACACTCTCGATCATGTCAAACGTGTGCAGGGCTGAGTGCAGAGCCTGAAAGGACACATTCGCATGCAACCAGGTCAGCGCGGTACGAACGCACAATTGAGTGCTGTTTCATTGTCATATGAATACGAGACTGACCTGAATCTGTGACTCTGACGTCATGTTTGGCAACTTCTCGTCACCAACGGAGACAGAGAGCACCGACTCCTCTGTGGAAGACACATCATAAGCAGGACGTTTATATCTTTACCTCAACAACTACCAAGCTGTGAAAATAAAGGCAGATTTACTAGAAAATGTggatttcatatttttacaaTCCAATATATGTAACTTTTTGTACTTAAATTTGGACCTTCCACAGGCTCTACAGTGTGCAGAAATCTTATTGAGTGTTTTGAGAAAAGTGGAACTGAAAAGTAAAATCATGTGACCTTTGGCCTTGCTCCTCTTGCTCTCCATGGTGTTGTGGAGCTCCCTCTCGTAGTGAGCTCTCGACATGTTCACTCCAACACGTAGCGGCTTCATGAACGCGTCTTCTATTTTATACAGCTCGGTCCAGATCCCCGTCTGCAAGATGGAATCAGCAGCAGAAAAGTATGAGGAGTGGAGACCACTGACGCACTCTGGGAAAATGTTTCCTGGCAGGTAACTTaatcactaaaaataaaaaaatctatcaCACCATCATTCAATGtcactgcttgtttttgttttagctggATGGGCGCCCTGATATTTACCAGACTGGATCAATACTCCTGCAGTAACACTCACCTGGTTCTCTGTCACTTTGTCTCTGATGATGAGGTAACGCAGCAGGTTCAGAGACTCCATAATCCTGtttaaacaaagaagaagaccTTGAAAATACAATTGTGAATCAAGGTCcatttttcagcttttacagattttttttttcttttacttgttttaaggCACCGCTTTTCAATACGTGTTGAGGCCATTTCTCTGTGGAACTGTTGATTTTATGTGAATCTCGTGGGTGTGAAGGTTTTTTCATGCTGTTCGAGCCCTAACTGAAGGTACCTTTCTGTCACTAGGTGATACAGCACCCACacctgctttataatcaaaAATAACATCCTTCAGTTTGAGACTTTTAAGATTCTGGCTGTATCGACATCAGTGAAGCTCAACTAgttcacattttattgattaattaacaCTTGACGATTAATTAAAGGAAGCTCAGTTTGGCTGAAATATATCTTtaacagtgagagacagacaactTGTTCACATACACTGCCTTCCACCTACCTGACTAAGATAAGGTGGATAGGAAATAGATGGATGGGGTGTTATTTGATGTGTGCTGACCTGTCCAGGTACTGCAGGAGGTCGGTCTCTGGGCCGTCTGGCAGAATGAAAACTTTACGCAGCAATGGCAGCAGGTGAACTCCCTCAAACCAGGTGTTGCTGTTACCTGGCTGAAGACAGAAATGGACTCATTTTCATTGGTTTACAACCCACTCTGTGTGGACACCGTGTGTTATTTAGCGCTTGGTTTCTCCATGAACGCCTGTGAAAATGGCAGCAGATTTGACAGCCCACCAAGAAATTCAAACGCTCATCTCACCCGAAGGGCAAAGTCGACCTGATTCttgatgtttttgatgatgTAGCCTTCAACTCCTGAGTGACTACTGGTTTGCAGCATGTACCTGAAACAAGGCAGCAAGTAAGAGTCAATATACCGGAGGGTGGAACAGAAAGAGACATTTCTGATGACTTTTAGAGGAAAGTGGAGCTTACTGGAAGAAATTATACTTTGCTTCAGTGTTAAACTTATCAATGCTCAGCTGGAACACCTTCAGACCTCTGGTTCGCTGTTGACGAAAAAAAAGCATATGCGTAAATACTGACGATAACACGGAAAAAAAGTGACTGTCCATAATTTATGGCATTAAAATCTCACctatataaatacacactttgaaagaaaaaaattatctaCAAATGTGA
Above is a window of Acanthopagrus latus isolate v.2019 chromosome 21, fAcaLat1.1, whole genome shotgun sequence DNA encoding:
- the cdc7 gene encoding cell division cycle 7-related protein kinase isoform X2; the encoded protein is MEVTPVCTERIGTDGCIIRSDRGHRRSKVPRDVEMDIEFLYKVVPQLAKVFRIIDKIGEGTFSSVYLGEAQMRDGRREMFALKHLIPTSHPTRIAAELQCLTVAGGKENVMGVTYCFRKDDHVVIVMPYMEHRAIVEIISSMSFEEVRLYIYHLLKALRHVHQFGIIHRDIKPNNFLYNRSHKLYALVDFGLAQGTVDTQIELLKDLTGLRRVPRPVFGERNLNSCTPAPSTTKQAAIKTESGKTEEPASRRYPSASRGPLPARSQSSSQKPQRAVHQGLTCNCYQTDRVCNICLSRKQQVAPRAGTPGFRAPEVLTKCPNQGTAIDVWSAGVILLSLLSGRYPFFKASDDLLALTQIMTIRGSRETIQAAKAFGKAVVCSRELPRQDLRTLCETLRGRRPSPDDEVTPLPEANKDSTATRCHKIQDDTPTHRPANGAGQTFPNHREHSQSTPLTKQDSESDYKVEEDERGWDSVPDEAYDLLDRLLDLNPATRITAAQALQHPLFADL
- the cdc7 gene encoding cell division cycle 7-related protein kinase isoform X1; amino-acid sequence: MEVTPVCTERIGTDGCIIRSDRGHRRSKVPRDVEMDIEFLYKVVPQLAKVFRIIDKIGEGTFSSVYLGEAQMRDGRREMFALKHLIPTSHPTRIAAELQCLTVAGGKENVMGVTYCFRKDDHVVIVMPYMEHRAIVEIISSMSFEEVRLYIYHLLKALRHVHQFGIIHRDIKPNNFLYNRSHKLYALVDFGLAQGTVDTQIELLKVVKHRASQKGGGSTGTQDTTQRGKAQPKIPPKTTTASTLLPLPPQQSTTVQPSSSSSSTTTSSSASRKILVKKARSVTTTITTSTSRTKHTKDLTGLRRVPRPVFGERNLNSCTPAPSTTKQAAIKTESGKTEEPASRRYPSASRGPLPARSQSSSQKPQRAVHQGLTCNCYQTDRVCNICLSRKQQVAPRAGTPGFRAPEVLTKCPNQGTAIDVWSAGVILLSLLSGRYPFFKASDDLLALTQIMTIRGSRETIQAAKAFGKAVVCSRELPRQDLRTLCETLRGRRPSPDDEVTPLPEANKDSTATRCHKIQDDTPTHRPANGAGQTFPNHREHSQSTPLTKQDSESDYKVEEDERGWDSVPDEAYDLLDRLLDLNPATRITAAQALQHPLFADL